One genomic region from Shewanella aestuarii encodes:
- the rraB gene encoding ribonuclease E inhibitor RraB translates to MSIDRQLKEQFAENRDIVEALVADGSDPDAEYTIEHHFSSTNFDRLEKAAVDAFKLGFEVNDAEEMELEDGSVIFCFDAIAYHKLEITLLDKACEQLLALAVKQKVDYDGWGTYFVGDVDEDDEEYDEDDAQMH, encoded by the coding sequence ATGTCTATCGATCGTCAGTTAAAAGAGCAGTTTGCCGAAAATCGCGATATTGTAGAAGCCCTCGTTGCTGATGGTTCTGATCCTGATGCGGAATATACCATTGAGCATCACTTTTCTAGCACTAACTTTGATCGCTTAGAAAAAGCTGCAGTTGATGCTTTTAAGTTAGGCTTTGAAGTTAATGACGCAGAAGAGATGGAGCTTGAAGATGGTTCGGTTATTTTTTGTTTTGATGCGATTGCATACCACAAATTAGAAATAACTTTACTTGATAAGGCCTGTGAGCAGTTACTGGCTTTAGCTGTTAAGCAAAAAGTTGATTACGATGGTTGGGGTACTTACTTTGTTGGCGACGTTGATGAAGATGACGAAGAGTACGATGAAGATGATGCTCAAATGCATTAA
- a CDS encoding 1-acylglycerol-3-phosphate O-acyltransferase: MLLIVRSLILAIMLLLAFVFAIFLCILRPMHRDNVHVLAKVFASVSPILGIKVITRHVQPDVVKQQNIYLGNHQNNFDLFTQTSAVPKATVSLGKKSLAWMPLFGQIYWLSGNILIDRKNRSSAFDTMAKTVKKMQQKLLSVWIFPEGTRSRGRGLLPFKVGAFHTAIAAQVPVVPVLATCQNHIKLNKWDNGVVIVEMMAPIATQGLEKSDVKAFAAKVHNVMSARLAELNQEAAQLMVKPVAQDNV; the protein is encoded by the coding sequence GTGCTGCTAATTGTCCGTTCGTTAATTCTTGCCATAATGTTGTTGCTAGCTTTTGTTTTTGCAATATTTTTATGCATTCTTCGTCCTATGCACCGTGATAACGTGCATGTGTTAGCTAAAGTATTTGCTTCAGTGTCACCTATTTTGGGCATTAAAGTGATCACCCGTCATGTACAACCTGATGTGGTTAAGCAGCAAAATATCTATTTAGGCAATCATCAAAATAATTTCGATTTATTCACACAAACCTCAGCTGTACCCAAAGCGACTGTGAGTTTAGGTAAAAAAAGTTTGGCTTGGATGCCACTATTTGGCCAAATTTATTGGTTATCGGGCAATATATTAATTGACCGTAAAAATCGCTCTAGTGCTTTTGATACCATGGCTAAAACCGTTAAAAAAATGCAGCAAAAGTTGCTATCAGTGTGGATTTTTCCTGAAGGAACTCGTTCTCGCGGTCGCGGTTTATTACCGTTTAAAGTAGGGGCATTCCATACGGCTATTGCCGCACAAGTGCCTGTAGTACCTGTGTTGGCTACCTGCCAAAACCATATTAAATTAAATAAGTGGGACAATGGCGTGGTTATTGTTGAAATGATGGCTCCTATCGCTACTCAAGGCCTGGAAAAATCTGATGTGAAGGCATTTGCGGCAAAGGTGCATAATGTCATGTCTGCTCGTTTGGCTGAATTAAATCAAGAGGCCGCGCAATTAATGGTTAAACCTGTTGCGCAAGATAACGTATAA